In the Oligoflexus sp. genome, one interval contains:
- the yihA gene encoding ribosome biogenesis GTP-binding protein YihA/YsxC, with protein MDCRYITSAMKPEQLPDYEKPEVAFIGRSNAGKSSLINALLGRRTLARKGRTPGQTQMINFFSVNDKMIVADLPGFGFSAVDKHVAEKWQPLVEAYVRRTNIREFMFLIDCRRELTDVDDELMFLLGRQLPLYVLLTKTDKISRQALQTRAQKLTKELQAKGIEVRKIVGVSSMKQTGLEEVRADLFAWMDEAETQSI; from the coding sequence ATGGATTGCAGATATATCACCAGCGCTATGAAACCGGAACAACTTCCTGATTATGAAAAGCCGGAAGTCGCGTTCATCGGCCGCTCCAACGCTGGCAAATCGAGCCTCATCAACGCGCTGCTCGGGCGCCGTACGCTGGCCCGCAAAGGCCGCACGCCGGGTCAGACGCAGATGATCAACTTCTTCTCTGTGAACGATAAAATGATCGTTGCGGATTTGCCAGGATTTGGTTTCAGCGCCGTCGACAAGCACGTCGCCGAGAAGTGGCAGCCTTTGGTTGAAGCTTACGTGCGTCGCACGAATATACGGGAATTCATGTTCCTGATCGACTGTCGCCGTGAGTTAACGGACGTCGATGATGAGCTGATGTTCCTGCTCGGTCGGCAGCTGCCACTCTACGTTCTTCTGACGAAAACCGATAAAATCTCGCGTCAGGCCTTGCAGACGCGTGCGCAGAAGCTCACCAAGGAACTGCAGGCCAAGGGAATTGAAGTCAGAAAGATCGTCGGAGTTTCGAGTATGAAACAAACCGGCCTGGAAGAGGTTCGGGCCGATCTGTTCGCATGGATGGATGAAGCAGAGACTCAGTCGATCTGA